The proteins below come from a single Vibrio diazotrophicus genomic window:
- a CDS encoding DUF3316 domain-containing protein: MKNTIILASGLLLASSAFASTTTVSDNATFKTDTYSSKAEAYNAGFDLSDSVKAMDQSQLRFNLPVQSYTLVKNINVGQSEVTVEEFANSNGDIQYRAIVDVDYQFNAKESN, translated from the coding sequence AATTATCCTTGCATCAGGTCTACTACTTGCTTCATCAGCGTTTGCTTCAACTACAACAGTTAGTGACAACGCAACGTTTAAAACTGACACGTACAGCTCTAAAGCTGAAGCGTACAATGCAGGTTTCGATCTTTCAGATTCAGTTAAAGCGATGGACCAATCTCAACTTCGTTTTAATCTTCCAGTGCAATCATACACATTGGTTAAGAACATCAATGTTGGTCAATCTGAAGTCACTGTAGAAGAGTTCGCAAACAGCAACGGCGACATTCAATACCGCGCTATCGTTGATGTGGATTATCAATTCAACGCAAAAGAATCAAACTAA